The following proteins are co-located in the Flammeovirga kamogawensis genome:
- a CDS encoding HD domain-containing protein, protein MTYKMINDPIYGFVTIDSPLILELVNHPIFLRLSRIKQMGCSSVVYPGAMHTRFSHALGAMHLMKSAIESIVRKGTEISKEEKEAAMIAILLHDLGHGPFSHALEHVLINVHHEELSLFLMERMNKEFDGQLNMAIQMFTGKYHRKFFHQMVSSQLDMDRLDYLQRDCFFSGVVEGSVGADRIIRMLDVHNDEIVVLEKGIYSIDRFLNARRMMYWQVYLHRTGLAAELMLQNIVKRAKYLYAQGVELPCDETLKFFLQNTFTKEDFEQNDELVDKYLKIDDFDIWHIIKTWENSGDKVLEVLTKGILTRRLFNCEMSIEEIDVKKLKTVEKELLSIGFLPSDLPFLCLQGDVSNSAYTSAKQGIKVKMKSGEVIDISEASDLPNIEVLTKIVIKHYLCQPKVVS, encoded by the coding sequence ATGACTTATAAAATGATTAATGACCCAATTTATGGGTTTGTGACTATTGATTCTCCTTTAATTTTAGAATTGGTGAATCACCCGATTTTTTTGAGACTATCACGTATTAAGCAAATGGGGTGCTCTAGTGTTGTATACCCTGGAGCAATGCATACTCGTTTTAGTCATGCATTAGGAGCGATGCACTTGATGAAGTCTGCAATAGAATCTATTGTAAGAAAAGGGACAGAGATTTCTAAAGAAGAAAAAGAGGCTGCAATGATTGCAATTCTTTTACATGATTTAGGACATGGACCTTTTTCTCATGCGTTAGAGCATGTTCTTATCAATGTACACCATGAAGAACTCTCCTTATTTTTAATGGAAAGAATGAATAAGGAATTTGATGGTCAACTTAACATGGCTATTCAAATGTTTACAGGTAAATACCATAGAAAGTTTTTCCATCAGATGGTATCTAGTCAATTAGATATGGATAGACTGGATTATTTACAACGAGATTGTTTTTTCTCTGGTGTTGTAGAGGGTAGTGTAGGAGCTGATAGGATAATCAGAATGCTTGATGTACATAATGACGAAATTGTAGTATTAGAAAAAGGAATTTACAGTATTGATAGATTTCTTAATGCTAGACGAATGATGTATTGGCAAGTATATTTACATAGAACGGGACTAGCAGCAGAACTAATGCTTCAAAATATAGTGAAGAGAGCGAAGTACCTATATGCTCAAGGAGTGGAACTACCTTGTGATGAAACACTCAAGTTTTTTCTTCAAAATACGTTTACTAAAGAAGATTTTGAACAGAATGACGAGCTAGTAGATAAATATTTAAAGATTGATGACTTTGATATTTGGCATATTATAAAGACATGGGAAAATAGTGGAGACAAGGTTTTAGAAGTTCTTACTAAAGGCATTTTAACAAGAAGGCTGTTTAATTGTGAGATGTCTATTGAAGAAATAGATGTAAAAAAGTTAAAAACTGTTGAGAAAGAATTATTATCAATTGGCTTTTTACCCTCAGATTTACCCTTTTTATGCCTTCAAGGAGATGTGAGTAATTCAGCTTATACTTCTGCTAAACAGGGGATTAAGGTTAAAATGAAGAGTGGTGAAGTAATAGACATTTCAGAGGCATCAGATTTACCAAATATTGAAGTTTTGACGAAAATTGTGATAAAACATTACCTATGCCAACCCAAAGTTGTATCTTAG
- the lpxD gene encoding UDP-3-O-(3-hydroxymyristoyl)glucosamine N-acyltransferase, with the protein MKLEITVQQIAGLLQGEVVGGDPNAKISSIAKIQEGDASAISFLANMKYEEFIYKTNVSAVIVSKGFEPKEEVPCAMIVVEDAYAGFTDLLTEYQRMLSLAKVGIEQPAFIHESVEMDKATAYVGAFTYISQGVKIGKNAKIHPQVFIGEGVEIGDNCVIYAGVKICHGSKLGNNCTLQAGAVIGSDGFGFAPQKDGTYKTIPQIGNVILENNVDIGANTVVDRATMGSTILKQGVKLDNLIQIAHNVIIGENTVIASQTGVSGSSEIGAQCMVGGQVGVSGHIKVADKTMIAAQSGLAQGVEKAGTRIMGSPAIPSMEHLKSFAVYRKLPELQRIVRDLEKKVLSL; encoded by the coding sequence ATGAAATTAGAAATTACCGTACAACAAATTGCAGGATTACTTCAAGGCGAAGTAGTTGGAGGAGATCCAAATGCTAAGATTTCATCTATCGCAAAAATTCAAGAAGGAGATGCATCTGCTATTTCTTTCCTTGCGAATATGAAATATGAAGAGTTTATCTATAAAACTAATGTTAGTGCGGTAATTGTAAGTAAGGGCTTTGAACCAAAAGAAGAAGTACCTTGTGCAATGATAGTTGTAGAAGATGCTTATGCAGGTTTTACAGATCTTCTTACAGAATACCAACGTATGCTAAGCTTAGCAAAAGTAGGTATAGAGCAACCAGCTTTTATACACGAATCTGTAGAGATGGATAAAGCAACTGCTTATGTAGGTGCATTTACTTATATTTCTCAAGGAGTGAAAATTGGTAAAAATGCTAAGATTCATCCACAGGTTTTTATTGGAGAAGGAGTTGAGATTGGAGATAATTGTGTAATCTATGCAGGTGTAAAAATTTGCCATGGTTCTAAATTAGGAAATAACTGTACACTTCAAGCAGGTGCTGTAATTGGGTCAGATGGCTTTGGTTTTGCACCTCAAAAAGATGGTACATATAAAACTATTCCTCAAATAGGGAATGTTATACTTGAAAATAATGTTGATATAGGAGCAAATACTGTTGTAGATAGAGCTACAATGGGATCGACTATATTAAAACAAGGTGTGAAATTAGATAATCTTATTCAGATTGCACACAATGTAATTATTGGAGAGAATACAGTGATTGCCTCTCAGACAGGTGTTTCTGGTTCTTCGGAGATTGGAGCACAATGTATGGTTGGCGGTCAAGTAGGTGTTTCAGGACATATAAAAGTAGCAGATAAGACAATGATTGCAGCACAATCTGGTCTTGCTCAAGGAGTTGAAAAAGCAGGTACTCGTATAATGGGATCACCTGCAATTCCATCTATGGAACATCTAAAATCTTTTGCAGTTTACAGGAAGCTACCTGAGTTACAAAGAATTGTAAGAGATTTGGAGAAAAAAGTATTAAGTTTGTAG